A stretch of the Coprobacillus cateniformis genome encodes the following:
- a CDS encoding AraC family transcriptional regulator, translating into MSNNRIDISKNDVFDYEAKLIYITYSKFENDWTSLMHFHPFSEIFYVVGGKGKFTVENDTFDVKQDDMIIVNPNVYHHEDSDGDHPLEYVVLGVENLSFGLNGEDNEFLYQSFEKNNDDIQYYITHLLTESEEKLTGYETVCQKLFDLFLLKVVRYMKLNLSDNPIQKPMKREIRMICQYIDQNYAEDMSLESLAEFMKMNKYYMAHEFKNNIGISPINYLIERRIKECKSLLTTTSLSIAEISETVGFSSQSYFSQIFKKNTNMTPKQYRDESIYNNKEKKKDDSAMYQKQYIFKSISSE; encoded by the coding sequence ATGAGCAACAATAGAATAGACATTTCTAAAAATGATGTTTTTGATTATGAGGCTAAACTCATCTATATTACGTATTCTAAATTTGAAAATGATTGGACATCATTAATGCATTTTCATCCTTTTTCAGAGATATTTTATGTTGTTGGAGGAAAGGGGAAATTTACTGTTGAAAATGATACATTTGATGTCAAACAAGATGATATGATTATTGTAAATCCAAATGTTTATCATCATGAAGATAGTGATGGAGATCATCCATTAGAGTATGTTGTTCTTGGTGTGGAGAATCTATCCTTTGGTCTAAATGGTGAAGATAATGAGTTTTTATATCAAAGTTTTGAAAAAAACAATGATGATATCCAATACTATATTACTCATCTTTTAACTGAGAGCGAAGAAAAATTGACTGGATATGAGACAGTATGTCAGAAATTGTTTGATTTATTTTTATTAAAAGTTGTGAGATATATGAAATTAAATTTAAGTGATAATCCCATTCAAAAACCTATGAAAAGAGAAATCAGAATGATTTGTCAATATATTGATCAAAACTACGCTGAAGATATGTCATTAGAATCATTAGCAGAATTTATGAAGATGAATAAATATTATATGGCACATGAATTTAAAAATAATATTGGTATATCTCCTATTAATTATCTCATTGAAAGAAGAATTAAAGAATGCAAATCACTTTTGACGACAACCAGTTTATCAATTGCTGAAATATCTGAGACTGTTGGTTTTTCATCACAATCCTATTTTTCGCAAATATTTAAGAAGAATACAAATATGACTCCTAAACAATATCGTGATGAGAGTATATATAATAACAAAGAAAAGAAAAAAGATGATAGCGCAATGTATCAAAAGCAATATATATTTAAATCAATAAGTAGTGAATAA